One segment of Gopherus flavomarginatus isolate rGopFla2 chromosome 8, rGopFla2.mat.asm, whole genome shotgun sequence DNA contains the following:
- the LOC127056613 gene encoding G-protein coupled receptor 12-like, whose translation MLHNPAAAAAAMEEQLRQQQLRVLLNASSRPLPSSSSIWPSNSSASEPVTAAAAAGGGEAAGGGGGAVSPWDIALCATGTAVACENALVLAVLFYTPSLRAPMFLLIGSLALADLLAGLGLVVNFTVQYLLQPPNAAVALSAAGLLLTAFSASVCSLLAITIDRYLSLYNALTYHTERTLSFTCAMLLLMWLLCLGVGLLPLLGWNCLRDQATCSVLRPVTKDNAAVLAVTFLLLFALMLQLYLQICRIAFRHAQQIAVQHQFIATAQATSTRKGLSTLSFILGTFALCWIPFAIYSLVADSSYPAVYTYSLALPATCNSLINPVIYAFRNPDIQKSLWLACCGCIPSTFSSRPRTSSDV comes from the coding sequence ATGCTCCACAACCCCGCAGCAGCTGCAGCCGCCATGGAGGAGCAGCTGCGGCAGCAGCAGCTACGGGTCCTCCTCAATGCCTCCTCCAGGCCcttgcccagcagcagcagcatctggccGTCCAACTCCTCTGCCTCGGAGCCAGTCACGGCGGCGGCTGCGGCGGGCGGCGGCGAGGCGGCGGGCGGAGGAGGCGGAGCGGTCAGCCCCTGGGACATCGCCCTGTGCGCCACGGGCACGGCGGTGGCCTGCGAGAACGCGCTGGTGCTGGCCGTGCTCTTCTACACGCCCAGCCTGCGCGCCCCCATGTTCCTGCTCATCGGCAGCCTGGCGCTGGCCGACCTGCTGGCCGGCCTGGGGCTCGTCGTCAACTTCACCGTGCAGTACCTGCTGCAGCCGCCCAACGCGGCCGTGGCGCTCAGCGCCGCCGGGCTGCTGCTCACCGCCTTCTCCGCCTCGGTCTGCAGCCTGCTGGCCATCACCATCGACCGCTACCTGTCGCTGTACAACGCGCTCACCTACCACACGGAGCGCACGCTGAGCTTCACCTGCGCCATGCTGCTGCTCATGTGGCTGCTGTGCCTGGGCGTGGGGCTGCTGCCCCTGCTGGGCTGGAACTGCCTGCGGGACCAGGCCACCTGCAGCGTGCTGCGGCCGGTGACCAAGGACAACGCGGCGGTGCTGGCGGTCACGTTCCTGCTGCTCTTCGCCCTGATGCTGCAGCTGTACTTGCAGATCTGCCGGATCGCCTTCCGGCACGCGCAGCAGATCGCCGTGCAGCACCAGTTCATCGCCACGGCGCAGGCCACCTCCACCCGCAAGGGGCTCTCCACCCTCTCCTTCATCCTGGGCACCTTCGCCCTCTGCTGGATCCCGTTCGCCATCTACTCCCTAGTGGCGGATTCCAGCTACCCCGCCGTCTACACCTACTCCCTGGCCCTGCCCGCCACTTGTAACTCACTCATCAACCCGGTCATTTATGCCTTCAGAAACCCGGACATCCAGAAGTCCCTGTGGCTGGCCTGCTGCGGGTGCATCCCCTCCACCTTCTCCTCCAGACCCAGGACATCCAGTGATGTATAA